Proteins encoded in a region of the Stieleria neptunia genome:
- a CDS encoding cbb3-type cytochrome c oxidase N-terminal domain-containing protein: protein MSEAPKTDHAYDGIEEYDNPLPGWWKWLFIASIVFSPFYWVYYHNGAKGRSVEDQYGVALAENTRLQFAEIGDLKLDGPTIAKFMAKESWVKVGESVFRANCVSCHGREGEGKVGPNLTDEAYKNVAVLGDIGKVINNGAGNGAMPKWSNRLHINEIVLVSAYVANLRGQNVEGGRPAEGREIPPWPEPVVEEEPAADEEAKS from the coding sequence GTGAGTGAAGCACCAAAGACCGACCACGCCTACGACGGCATCGAAGAGTACGACAATCCGTTGCCGGGTTGGTGGAAATGGTTGTTTATCGCGTCGATCGTTTTCAGCCCGTTTTATTGGGTGTACTACCACAACGGGGCGAAAGGCAGATCGGTGGAAGATCAGTACGGAGTCGCGTTGGCGGAGAACACGCGATTGCAATTTGCCGAGATCGGAGACTTGAAATTGGACGGTCCGACGATCGCCAAATTCATGGCCAAAGAAAGTTGGGTCAAGGTCGGCGAGTCGGTGTTTCGTGCCAATTGCGTGTCCTGTCACGGCCGCGAGGGGGAAGGCAAAGTCGGCCCGAACTTGACGGACGAAGCGTACAAGAACGTCGCGGTGTTGGGTGACATCGGCAAAGTCATCAACAACGGAGCCGGCAACGGGGCGATGCCCAAGTGGTCCAACCGTCTGCACATCAATGAGATCGTGTTGGTGTCGGCGTATGTGGCCAATCTGCGGGGACAAAACGTGGAAGGCGGTCGGCCGGCCGAAGGACGCGAAATCCCGCCGTGGCCGGAACCGGTCGTCGAGGAAGAACCGGCCGCAGATGAGGAGGCGAAGTCTTAG
- the ccoG gene encoding cytochrome c oxidase accessory protein CcoG — translation MTKTVPDNDALLDSPEHVLSTMERDGSRRWLRPRLSTGSWWQRRRVVAYLLMVVFVVVPHLRIGGNPVILLDIAAREFTILGRTFLPTDTLLLALLMLTVFVSIVLVTAIAGRAWCGWACPQTVYMEFLFRPIDRLFEGTVGKGGKAKRSGSAALQIARFGVYVLLCGFLAHTFLAYFVRTDQLTEWVTSSPIQHPIAFAVMTATLGLMLFDFMFFREQLCLIACPYGRFQSVMLDEQSLIVAYDHVRGEPRKRGKHTPGDGAGDCVDCNQCVVVCPTGIDIREGLQMECVNCTQCIDACDDVMEKVGSPKGLIRYSSQDSIAGKAKKMFRARTIVYPVILLLLMSGLVFAISTKSGFDARIIRPGGAPFTVYADGTASNEFRIRLVNRTSEPQNYALVADQGEDVTIEVLDEEKMSLEPGESVLVPVHVTFKGSMTRGSGRQVVAATISDQSDNVREVEFSLLGPR, via the coding sequence ATGACCAAAACCGTACCGGACAACGACGCGCTACTGGATTCTCCCGAACACGTGCTCAGCACGATGGAGCGAGACGGCAGTCGGCGCTGGTTGCGTCCGCGATTGTCGACCGGATCGTGGTGGCAGCGTCGGCGTGTTGTGGCGTATTTGTTGATGGTGGTGTTCGTCGTGGTCCCGCACCTGCGAATCGGCGGCAATCCCGTCATCTTGCTGGACATCGCCGCTCGCGAGTTCACGATCCTCGGACGCACCTTTCTGCCGACCGACACGTTGTTGCTGGCGCTGCTGATGCTGACGGTGTTCGTCTCCATCGTCTTGGTCACCGCGATCGCCGGTCGCGCCTGGTGCGGTTGGGCCTGTCCCCAGACGGTTTACATGGAGTTTCTGTTTCGCCCAATCGACCGCTTGTTCGAAGGGACCGTCGGCAAGGGCGGCAAGGCGAAACGATCCGGCAGCGCGGCGCTGCAGATCGCTCGATTCGGCGTTTACGTGCTGCTGTGCGGTTTTCTCGCCCACACGTTCTTGGCCTACTTCGTCCGCACCGATCAGCTCACCGAATGGGTGACCAGTTCACCGATCCAGCACCCGATCGCGTTTGCGGTGATGACGGCGACGCTGGGCTTGATGCTGTTTGATTTTATGTTCTTCCGCGAACAGCTTTGTCTGATCGCGTGCCCGTATGGTCGATTCCAGTCGGTCATGCTGGACGAACAATCTTTGATCGTGGCCTACGATCACGTCCGCGGTGAGCCTCGCAAACGGGGCAAGCACACGCCCGGTGACGGCGCGGGCGATTGTGTGGATTGCAACCAATGTGTCGTGGTTTGTCCGACGGGCATCGACATCCGCGAAGGGTTGCAAATGGAGTGCGTCAATTGCACCCAGTGTATCGATGCGTGTGACGATGTGATGGAAAAGGTCGGATCACCGAAAGGTCTGATCCGATACAGCTCTCAAGATTCGATCGCGGGAAAGGCGAAGAAGATGTTTCGCGCCCGAACGATCGTCTATCCGGTGATCCTGTTGCTGTTGATGAGCGGGCTGGTGTTTGCGATCTCCACCAAGTCGGGATTCGACGCGCGGATCATTCGCCCCGGCGGAGCCCCGTTTACGGTGTACGCCGACGGCACCGCGTCCAACGAGTTTCGGATTCGCTTGGTCAACCGCACGTCCGAGCCCCAAAATTACGCGTTGGTCGCCGATCAGGGAGAAGACGTGACGATCGAAGTGTTGGATGAAGAAAAAATGAGTCTGGAGCCGGGCGAGTCGGTGCTGGTTCCGGTTCACGTCACGTTCAAGGGATCGATGACGCGTGGCAGCGGCCGCCAGGTGGTGGCGGCTACGATTTCGGATCAAAGCGACAATGTTCGCGAAGTAGAATTTTCACTGTTGGGACCCCGATAA
- a CDS encoding FixH family protein, with amino-acid sequence MATATAIESNETAERRAKRFWIALVVFLFLIQSTIMGLVMHLAIGDPSAAVVPDYHNRALNWDATRRTLEAADRLGWSVTFEASDVADGRGMRALELKMVDRDGQPLNDLVVSGKLYHHARAGDVHPITLKSVGDGKYLALAPAARSGIWQLELKIDGGSEPVTQSLTFHIEGE; translated from the coding sequence ATGGCAACGGCGACGGCAATCGAATCGAACGAAACGGCAGAACGCCGCGCCAAGCGATTTTGGATCGCCCTGGTGGTGTTTCTGTTTCTCATCCAGAGCACGATCATGGGGTTGGTGATGCACCTGGCCATCGGCGACCCTTCGGCGGCCGTGGTCCCCGACTACCACAACCGGGCGCTCAACTGGGATGCGACCCGGCGCACCTTGGAGGCCGCCGACCGATTGGGCTGGAGCGTCACGTTTGAAGCTTCCGATGTGGCCGACGGCCGCGGCATGCGGGCGCTGGAACTGAAAATGGTTGATCGTGACGGACAGCCCCTGAATGACTTGGTGGTCAGCGGCAAGCTGTACCACCACGCGCGTGCCGGAGACGTCCACCCGATCACGCTCAAGTCCGTCGGCGATGGAAAGTACCTGGCGTTGGCACCGGCGGCGCGGTCGGGGATCTGGCAGTTGGAACTCAAGATCGATGGCGGATCGGAACCGGTGACACAGTCCTTGACGTTCCACATCGAAGGCGAGTGA